The region ATTATTTAATTCTTGattttggcactgtaaattattcagaattttcaaaaatattgtgGGGTACCTcttataattataatgtacattgtcatacaaaataaaattgagttataatttatCTAAATTTCGAAAATATAAAACACTTCTACGAAAGAAGCAAAAGTGATGTCCCCACCTAAAATAATTCCTATAGATTTATATAATTAGTTTTTCTGTAAGAATGTTTTAAATTTTGGCGTTGGAACGTTTGATCCATAATCTTTAGACCTTTAGTATAGGACTTATTAAACTTTATGTCATATAATAATCGTTTGGTTATtcttataattataaattaattatatatagtgtaaaaacttATGATTGACTAACTTAATttagacaaaaaaatttaacaattCATGTAGAAAATCGGGTAGAATATCTTGATTGATTTGGGAATTGATTTAAACGTTGATTTATGGACTGATTTATAAATTGATTTGTGAATTGGTTGTCAATTGATTCAGTTGTCCTTAATGTGAAAATCTTCATtgggtgaatatattattcttaCAATTTTTATCAAAAAATAGACTTTATTGGTAGAATAATATATTTGACTTATTCTGAATTAGTATTTTCAAGGATTGAGTATTTCATgatatgaaaaattaaaaaatgaattTGGTCAAGAAAAATGACCAAATTCATTACAGCCAATCAAGACGGATGATCATGCTCACTTAGCAAGTTCCTGATTTGTCGAAACAGAATCAACCTCGTTGGCAGATTTTTTCAAGTAAAGAAATTTTcaaatattcttttattaattgcAAGATTTCAAAAGAGCTGTTTTTGGACATTTTTCTCCGCTATAAATACATTTTCAAGGCCTTTGGAAAAATCACCTCCTCCATTTAGTATTTTGTAAAaacttgttgttattttttaggaGTGTTTCGTTGTAACGATTaagttgttcaccttaatctttgtgtgtGTGCTGAGTACACTTGTACATATATTTATCTTGTTCCTTATAAAAAAGTGTCTTTGAGAGAAGATTTCATCAAAGTCTCACTTCAGGAGGAAGAGAGCACtcactattctttgaagggatttAAATAGAATTAGcgtttcatcaaaaccagattcgTGGAGAAGAGTACAATAAGATTGtgacaatagtttaagagggagtcttatgttgtttaagtcaatgcttttgtacacattatttctttactaattggtttattctctgagCATGGCccagtggatgtaggttatctgaaaggatttctgaaccacgtaaaaaatttcGTGTGTTGATTTTTACTTGTTTTTCTATTTATGTCTTAACATTCAGAGCAGTTGTGATAACAACTTTAGAATCGGTTTAAACAACTTAATTAGTATTCCacatttaattaagtttttttaCTCTATTCTCTTGGTAATCATAAAATACAGAATATCATTTGGTATTAGAACGGGTCACTAAATTCTTAGTGTGATCTTGTATTTTTCTGTTTGTTCtgtgccttgtgaaatgtctttctttgcaaaaAGTGGTTCTATAACACATCATCCAttgttgaatgactctaactatccttattggaaagttagaatgaaagCTATCATCAAATCACTatatgaaaaggcatggagatcaATCTTAACAGATTTGACACCACCTACTGAGTCTCGTGATCtaacaaaggtaaaatctgaactcaACTAGACTGAAGCTGAAGATGAATTGTCTAGTTACAATAACAAAGTCttgcatgctatctttaatggtgttggtgaatgttatataaaattaatttcttCGTGTGAGTCTACCAAATAGGCTTgaaaaattcttcaaactcaatttgaaggaattgTTGATGTCAAGCACTCTAGGCTTGTGATGTTAACTACaagatttgaaaatcttagaatgactGAAACTAAGTCTCTGACCGAATTCTATGAAAGATTATTTgatattgctaatgaatatttttccTTGGGTGAAAAATTAGAAAATAGTGTgttagttcgaaaaattgttagagttcttctTGACAGGTTTCAAACTAAGCTCACGGTGATTGAGGAGGCAAAAGATCTTGATACAATGAAAGCAGAGGAGTTGATGGGTtctcttcgaacttttgaactcaATCAACAAATTCGTCAAAAGGAGAAACCATATGCTCTTAAAGAGAAATCAATTGCTCTTAAAATATTAAAGGAGAAAAACTcggatgatgatgtttatgaagATAAGATGGCCTTGTTGACcaacaattttaaaaaatacatgaaaaagattGGAAACAAGAAACCTATATTCAAATCTTCCAAAAGTAACAACTTCTCTAAACCTTTTGATAATAACTATAAGAGAGGTGtgcaatgcagggaatgtgaatgatttggtcatattcaatctgaatgtgccaatatgctaaagaaaaataaaaaggtaatggtagctacttggagtgatcaggactctgaaagtagCGATGAagaagataactcaaacaatgCCTTAACTTTTGTTGTTTCTGGATTAACCCAAAATTCAAAGGTTGAGTTTGTTTGTCTAAAACATATTGTTCAGGAAGAGAAAAATTCTGAATGTGAATCCAATGAATACGATCTGGATGAGGATTTTTTGAAAGAGTCGTACAAAGACATGTACGATCAATGGTTAAATGTATGTTCTAATAATCGCTTAATGGCAAGTAATGACAAATCTTTAAAGAAAATGAATGATAAACTTGACAATATTGTGAAAAATCTTGAAAATGATGTTATTGCCAAAGACTCTGAAATTAAGcgattattaaaagaaattaacCTCATGGTTAAAGGTGTGAAAATTCTTAatccaaattctaggattttggTTGATGTAATATGTGCAGGACAAAAGGTAGGTAACTTTTGTGGATTAGGATCAGATGGGTCCAAATCTAAAAGCAAaactatatttattaaatttggaatttttaCTACTGGTTCAACCACTGACGTTTATGTAGGTACATCCCAGGTAGCTAATGCTACAAATGTATAGTCTGTTTAAACTTCTGATAAATAGACCATATTTTTACAAAAAAGAAAAACTGGATACTTTGTTCCAACTGGTCATTTTTGCGATGTAAAAGGGCACATTCGACATCAgtgttttactatgatgaatttttttcAAGTATAATTATCTCAATCATTATTGTAAAAAAAACACAGGCTGTGGGAAAACCACCCAAAAAGATTTGGGtaaagaaaaatgaattaaaGTGTCTTGCTGCGTTTACTTGTCATAAAACTCGTGCTTCTaattcttggtattttgatagtggacaTTCTAGACATATGATAGGTGATGCAAATATACTCACCAATTTCAAATCTTTGAAATGTGGTGTTGTAACTTTTGGTGATTGTATGACATGGAACATTGTTGCAAAAAGTACCCTAAATCTTGATGGGTTGCCAAAATTGAAAAATGTTTTACTTGTTGAAGGACTTAAAGTTAatttaattagcataagtcaaatttgtgaccaataCTTCATAGTAAACTTTTCTCGTGATGATTGCAATGTTGTTGATCAAAATGGTATGAGTATGTTGAAAGGATATAGATCTTTTGATAATTGttattgtagcgcaccaaatttttatttattttataaatttagtgctttgttttattatcaattgttaagtgttagaaacttattatttaattgtttgtgtgaattatgtggatttattttgttatttgtttattttaattaatttaatttgtaagtAAGTGAGTTTTGATtgtatgcaccaaggtgcatggtaagtagtgatgcaCATGAGCAATTGGGTGTGTgtatgtgcatggttgcatggtgagcatgcaatagttttccctacacattatttccttttattttatttgattaagaatttttttttaaaaaaagaaaagaggaaAAGGGAGAGTGGTGGACAACAATGGAGTGGGAAAGTGAAGGGTTTTATTCACATTTATTTttcaaatcaattaaataaaattgatgaTTGCTAGAAAAATTGGGAAAGATGAGGATTTTCTTCTTTCAATTTATGTGTAAATTCCTTAatttaagaaaatcaaataaaacaaatgaagGAAAAGGATTAGGTTTGGGAAACTTTCCCATTTCCATTAGACTAGGTTATTTTCACTAGAATTAAataaaaggaaggaaagaaagaaaagagctcATTTTCGGCTCTTGGTGCCATCGATtaggaagagagagaaagaaatagaGAGGTTGCGTGagaagctagagagagaaagagagaaaacaagaaagaaagagagaaagagagagagatcgaggaagaagaagaaggaagaaagCTAGGCTCAAGGGTCGTAGGTAATGGTTTTTTTTTCATTGTGTTTTGATTCTTTGAAAAATAGTTCTCCTTCTCAAATTTAGTAATGATTTCTCTTCTCTTGTTCTTGTGGGATTCATAAATCATAGGTGCCAAAAAGGGAGAACCAACTTTGTGGGGTTAATTTCTATCAAAGAGGTAGTGAATTTAGCTTGCTTTTGATATTGTTGTGATGTTGATTCTAGTCCATGTTTCTTTTGTTTGATTTATTGATTGATATGAATTTTTAGCCTTGTTGTGGGTTTGGTTGTATTTTGGTTCTTATATGTTTTGATGATTGTTAATGAAAGGAGACATGATCATGAGATGAAGATTTTGGATGGTGTATGGTCGGCCTAATGCATGTTTTGGGATTCTGGGTGTTGAGTCTTTTGGTTGACAAACATGCTTATGGAAGTGGGCATATGATTTTATGGAAGTGGGTGTTGAGTCATATGTGTTGTGCTTATGCTTTTGGTAACCTAAGGAACTTTTTGCATGATAGGTTCATATTTGGTTTGTATGTCATGATGGAACTTGTGTTCTTAGAAATATGCTAGGATTTTCTTGAGTTTTGGAAACATTAAAGATTTGAACACATGCTAtgagggtttcggcctaggggagATATGTATAGCATGCTTGattcaattttatgatttttatgtcacttgtgattttagaaacatgttaggttatttTTAAGATTTTAAATGAGTATAAGTTCCTTTAAATATGTTAATTTGATTTTGTGTGTATAAATGTTAGGTTCTTGATGTTTGGATAGTTTtgcattttggaaaaaaaaaaacttgaatggTAGGAACATGTTAGGTGTTATATTTAAAACAtgattaaaattgtatttttattttatttatgcttgctgattttattGTCTTTGGATGGTAatggtaaataaatatttttagaaTACACATATGATGCCTCAAAGTGGTGTTTAATTTTATGTAAACAAAAGACATATTATTTCACATGTTAACGGTctttttatcaaattaaatacatgcatattatatatattatataaaagaaaataaagtttTAAATAAAAGTGTGTGATTGTAGTttaataaaaatagttgctgACATTTTTAGTTAATAGTAAGAAAAGtctttttaaatgaaataaataaaactagtgcatcaaataaactaaattataagtatgtatatgataaatgtgatatttttataatttaaatatgtattttcacaCTTAAGTATatatgcagttttttttttaattttgtgaaAAGGAATATGGTTTAAATCCAATTTTATGatttaatcaaataaattagCTTGTTGGAATTTTGttcattaagaaaaaaaatgatattttatataAGATAAGTAAGTCCTACACTccaataaattaagtcttaaattttatatatgaaaatgtaattttttcatactttatttatgtattttcacATTTATAAACATGCAGttttgttttaaataaataaaattattttctaagAGAAAGCAAGAAATTCATTTA is a window of Humulus lupulus chromosome 4, drHumLupu1.1, whole genome shotgun sequence DNA encoding:
- the LOC133832082 gene encoding uncharacterized protein LOC133832082: MSFFAKSGSITHHPLLNDSNYPYWKVRMKAIIKSLYEKAWRSILTDLTPPTESRDLTKHSRLVMLTTRFENLRMTETKSLTEFYERLFDIANEYFSLGEKLENSVLVRKIVRVLLDRFQTKLTVIEEAKDLDTMKAEELMGSLRTFELNQQIRQKEKPYALKEKSIALKILKEKNSDDDVYEDKMALLTNNFKKYMKKIGNKKPIFKSSKSNNFSKPFDNNYKRGDSESSDEEDNSNNALTFVVSGLTQNSKVEFVCLKHIVQEEKNSECESNEYDLDEDFLKESYKDMYDQWLNVCSNNRLMASNDKSLKKMNDKLDNIVKNLENDVIAKDSEIKRLLKEINLMVKGVKILNPNSRILVDVICAGQKAVGKPPKKIWVKKNELKCLAAFTCHKTRASNSWYFDSGHSRHMIGDANILTNFKSLKCGVVTFGDCMTWNIVAKSTLNLDGLPKLKNVLLVEGLKVNLISISQICDQYFIVNFSRDDCNVVDQNVLLLKFSNDFSSLVLVGFINHRCQKGRTNFVGLVVGLVVFWFLYVLMIVNERRHDHEMKILDGVWSA